In a single window of the Drosophila subpulchrella strain 33 F10 #4 breed RU33 chromosome X, RU_Dsub_v1.1 Primary Assembly, whole genome shotgun sequence genome:
- the LOC119557130 gene encoding uncharacterized protein LOC119557130 encodes MSKATKLRFALITEDVLDKLRPRSQSENARSKYMDEIYMVIRTAVNEAVDEKLQQLSTTINQMVEERVLKILEQHGFGRSMAGGSGSVGRKRERDHKDVQEKESAKGAGECSSALKLANLKRRRPKKNNNPSVTFATEEQLAKKPRTKAQKITVMPIHRENQVKNTPSTGNNAPLLPTPPPLHMDHNALDAEDDDDDNFSDVEEPSILTIAAKYLKKLEDSRRRKQQQQH; translated from the coding sequence ATGTCGAAGGCAACGAAGCTGCGCTTTGCGCTGATCACCGAGGATGTTCTGGACAAGCTGCGGCCGCGATCTCAGTCGGAAAATGCCCGATCTAAGTACATGGACGAGATATATATGGTTATTAGGACGGCGGTCAACGAGGCTGTGGACGAGAAGTTGCAGCAGTTGAGCACGACTATTAATCAGATGGTCGAGGAGAGGGTTCTTAAGATTCTGGAGCAGCACGGTTTCGGCAGGTCCATGGCGGGGGGCAGTGGCTCGGTTGGAAGGAAAAGAGAAAGGGATCATAAGGATGTCCAGGAGAAGGAATCAGCCAAGGGGGCAGGCGAGTGCTCCAGTGCCTTGAAGTTGGCCAATCTGAAGCGTCGTCGACCCAAGAAGAATAACAATCCAAGCGTGACCTTCGCCACCGAGGAACAGTTAGCCAAGAAACCCCGGACAAAGGCCCAGAAAATCACCGTAATGCCCATCCATCGGGAGAACCAGGTGAAGAACACTCCCTCGACCGGCAATAATGCTCCTTTGCTGCCAACTCCGCCACCACTCCACATGGATCACAATGCCCTGGATGCTGaggatgacgatgatgataaCTTCTCGGATGTGGAGGAACCCTCCATCCTCACCATCGCCGCCAAATATCTCAAGAAACTCGAGGACTCCCGTCGTcgcaagcagcagcagcagcattaa